acCAAAATACCTTCATAAACAAATTCCACCTGCAGCCTCGGTCCTGTTTACCTACAGCCATTATCCTGTGGGGGAAATGTCcaacaaaatgtaaaatgcaGCATACAGTCATGTAATCTAGAAAGGTTCCATGATAATCTATTGCAAATTGCACTTGACAGTTCATCACAACAATGGAACGCTGGCCCCTGTTGGTTCACACAGTCCTTGAGCCCCAAACTGAAGTTGAAGTCACCAGTAAAATGATCTGGATAAAAAATTTGCGGCTGTGCTCAACCAGCTGGCTCCACCCTCAGGGTGTGAGCCAACCCGGGATACTGCCTTGTCCTGTTCCTTTGTGGGACTCTCATCCTCAGGCAGGTAGTCAGGCAGCTCTGTGTTCTCTTCCACTTCCACGGGGGCGTCTTGGAATGGGACGAGCATCTgacacagagaagcaggaagagccatTACAAAGCAAGCTAACAGTACACACCCATGTCCTAAGTCACATCCCCATCCTAAGCACCATGCTCATTCCCAGCACTGTCAAGGGCTCTCAGTCTTCAGCTGTCTTCTAGCATGCAGTCGGCCTGGGTTCTAGTCAGGGGTAACCCGCCTCTCTATGGGTGAAATGGGTGCAGGGCCACGCTGACCCCTGCAGTGCCAGCTGTAGGAAGCCCAAGGAGCTCACAGCTtacagatccactcctcctcagcACAGAGCTGGTGTTCACAGTATCTACTTATTCAAAGTGATGCACTCTTATTTTCTTGGATTAACAAAACTAGTTCaagtaagaaagaaagtaataaagGAATATGAGGGAACTGCATCCTTTACTTACATGTAACAGTAATAAAGGAATATGAGGGAACTGCATCCTTTACTTACATGTAACAGTAATAAAGGAATATGAGGGAACTGCATCCTTTACTTACACATAACGTCTGCATCACATCTCCACTGAGTTACAAGCTTCCTTTACAAGAAGACTCTGAACTTCAGAAAAGCTCTCTCTACATTACTAAGACAATAACTATTAATTAAGATACAGTCGTTCCTCTACATTTCATAACTATCCTCTAGGACCGTTATACTGCACTAATCATGCAAATAATCAAGAGCTCCGCCCGCAGAAGTAACATAAAGGACAAGTACCTCTTCCCCACTCTCGCTTTTCACAACTTGCTGAGCCTTCATGACCTTGGTTGATGCTATTGCTGATGCCAAAGCCTGGGCCAGGATAAAAGGAACAATTCTGAATGatggtttacttatttataacTTCAGGCGTATTCAGTCATTGAAAGTACTAACCTCTGCTTTCAAATCTGAACGAATTCGCACCACACATCTTTGAACAGCCATTTGAAAAGTAAAGCTAATAACACCTTTAATTTTTAACAACGCCTCTTCACATAGATTTCTCCGAGactgaaaaaatgaaaacaaacggttattaaaacagaaagaaaataaatcaactTAAGCCACAGTGAACCACACGCTAGTGCTTGTTTTGTTGCTGCAAAGACACCAAAAAGCAAAGGACACAAACCTACATGGCGGCGCCGACTGCATGCCTAGGCGCTAAGGCATGGCCCAACTACAGTCCCCCTCCACAGTGGCTTACTCCTCCCCTGGCTACTGCAGGAAGTTGAATGTTGAAGGTGCATGCTCGTCCACCTACGCTCATGTAACAGAGGAGCAACAGCAGCACTGTCATCTTATGACGAGCATGGAGCCTGGCTATGTGCTTTTGGTTAGGGCTGGTTTTGGATAGGAAGGGAGGCAAAGTTCCAACACAACAGTAATTCCTGGCACACTTCaaactttgtttgtttatggatggtttgcttgttttttcaagacacggtttctctatgtagcccgggctgtgctggaactcattctgcagaccaggccggcctcaaactcagagatgtgcctgcctctgctgggatcaaaggcacgcaccaccaccatcctgctCAAACTTTAACATTAATATGTAGTTTTAATAATCACTAAGAAGTCACCTAATGCTATTTTTtatcagaaaaagaacaaatgagtaacagaacaaagtgctcaaagacagaagcagaggttCCTCACGCTTAAGTGAGCACACTGCAGTCCACCTGGCGCTGCCGTGCAGCTGGGCTGAGGCAGCCCCGTGCATCTGCTGACACGGCATCTGACTCCAGCTTCATGACCAGACCGAGTCGGCAACTGTGACAGAGACCTAAGGTGTGCTAAGACGTTCACTCCCTAGGCCTCTAGtctagttttttaaaatctcaacttggatttgttttagtttttcttcttcttcttttttttttttttttttttttgggaggggggggtggggaggtgcagggtgcagggggaggggcattACAAAGGGGAGatggacctgggaggactggaAGTGAATGTGATGGGGTGCAataatgtgaaattcccaaattatcaataaaaataaaatgttggagggctggagagatggctcagtggttaagagcactgcctgctctttcaaaggacccgggttcaattcccagtacccacatggcagctcacaactgtctgtaactccaagatctgataccctcacaccaacacacaaaaattaaaattaaataaaaatatttaaaaaaaaataaaataaaataaaataaaataaaatgttggaaaaacACCTCTAGGCTTAAGTTAGAACTAAAAGCATTCAGTGTTGGACTCACTGTCCCTTATCAATATTATTTCATCCTTCATTCATGGCATTCCCAATGCCTTCCACTGCAGTCCAAGCAATACCAAtatcctttttttatttcattttcctctccTGCTATTTACAATATAACACAGACCCTCTGATGCTCTAAGGCAGGGTGCTAATATCCTGTTTCCCACTTCACCACATCTCcttctatttgtctttttttatccCCACTGTCCTGTAATTAAGAAATAACTCTCTGCTTTGACCCTCAGGAGAATATCCTCATCACTTCAGCTGTATTTCAGACAATATTTCAgactgcttgtttttgttttccgagacagttttctctgtgtatccttggctgtcctgcactcactttgtagaccaggctagcctcaaactcacagtaatccccctgcctctgcctccctgagtgctgggaggacagAAATGTGCCACTGCGCCTAGCTGGCAAGCATAATCTTAATCTTACTGTATATTGGCCTAGACTGTTGTGACTAGTTAGGTTTGCGTGTGAGGTGTATATGGGAGAGGAGGGTGACtaggcatgtatgtatttgtgtatgtgcacacatgcacacatcccatgcacacacacaagatacaACTCACGTCCTCATGACTGCACACCAAGTACTCTATCTGCTTAACTATCTATCACCTTAGCCCCTTTTGGATTTTTGTGttagcttttaaaaagtaactgtTGTTCAtatacaacaaaagaagaaaggaggggagggggaagaaagccCCAGCAGGCATCCCTGCTTCTGAGGCAGCCAGGCTCCTCTACCACCTCTACACTGACACAGCATTTGTTTTAAGCCCAAAATATCAGGGCTCAGGAACCATGAACTTTAGCCAAAATAACCAACTCCTTCCCTAAGTTATTTCTGTTAAATATTTTGACACAGCAGCAAAAAGTCTAACAGAAACCAACCAGAACTCAGCACCCTCCCTGAGTTGAGCACAGACTTAAGAACTCAGTTAAAGCAACTAGAGTTCTCAGGGCAGAGAGAGTGAAGAACCAAGGAGGACAGGGGTCACACAGACAGCTAATCAATGGTCAAGAGGGCCTCGTTTCAAGCTGATTGACCACTACTGCAAGTGTGTGAGGAAGCAACCCTGAGGCTGAGCAAATACCCACTAGGAGGAACAGAACAACAATTATATGGGCTCACACTAGGTGAAGAACGCATCATCATCAAATGATATGCactaaaaaataagtgaaaatgcaCTAAGtaggaagaaaacacacagaagggTCCTGGCACAACAGTGCAGCAGAGTCATCCCTCGGTTGAAAGGTACGGTCTTACAGAGCAAAACCTTAAGCAAACCTCAAGATCCAACTACTAAGGAGTAACTGAGCTGTGGTCCAGAATAAAGCTGAACAGGCTGCAGtcgcacacacttttaattccagttctcagaaggcagaagcagccaaatctctgagtttaaggctagcctgatctacagagtgagttctaggatggcgagggatacacagagaaatgctttcttggaaaacaaaacagaataaaactgaAGAGTATTTAAAGGCTATGCATATAAATGCATGCAGTGTTTTACAAGGCACAAAATATCTGGCCATATCtaataaacatttgaaagaaacacacaaacattaCACTGAAGTAGAAACACCCAACAAAAGCAGCATACTAGAAATAATACAGGTAGTAGAGTTAGTGCACAGGGCCACTGAAAATTTTCTATGTTCAAGAAGATATGGTAAAACATGCTATGGAGATGACATGAAAATTCCTAAGTCAAACGTCAAAACATACTATAAAGCAACGCTCACAATGAAAAACACACTGGAGGAGAATAACTACAAACTGAACACTCACAGAAGAAAATCAGTGAATATAGAAACAGAAACTATcctaaatggaagagaaaaacaaatgaaatgaacagGACACAGGACACCAGTAAACTGTGAAGAAATTTCAAGTGGCACACAACACATAATTTAGAGTCTCTGACAGAgccagagaaaagggaggaaaattGGTTTTGAAGATATGATAAGAAAATCAATACAAATTTGCCACAAATTTAAACTCACAAAGCAAAGAAATTGgataaaactgaaacaaaataaacacaaacaaaagactggGCTCCTGCGAGCCAGTGAACTTCAAAGTCAGACTTACAGAGTACAACCCTACCACTCAAGCAGCTCCGTGAGGCAAAGCCAGCTATAAAAGACCCTCAGCTCAGAGTCTCCTCTGCCTCGACATAGGGAAAGCCCACATGAATCCAACCAGTGGCAGAAGAGAACATCTAAAAGCTAGcagtgaggaaggaagaggagagaagaaaaacagtacCAGTAACAGCAGAATTCTGAACACAAAAAACTCCAAACACAAGACAGTGTGTGGCTGGCTATCTTACAGTGCAGTGGAGGGAGGTCACCACACAGCCCATATCCATCAAAAGCAAAAccatttgtaaaacaaaaattaagaggACATTTTGTACATATGAAAATCGAGCTGGAAACTTCCGTGTTGAAAGTTGCAGCAATGAAGGAAGTAGCTGGAATGCACTCAGGAGTCAGTTCTGGCTACTTGAGAACTTGATGGGGAAGTTGGGGAAGGGGACAAGGACGAAGACAGTggacgggggaggggggtagaaagagaagaaaacggATAGCTGCTTTGCAGCAACTAGAAGGAGTAACAGATTGAGAGCATGGAAAAAATCTAAAATGAGACAAATCTTTTTCAAAAGGTTGTTTTTGGCAACCCATTTTTGGGACTACACCCTGCTGCTAAGAACTGTTACTCTACTTCTCAATAAAACCTTGGTGTCCttaaaaaaacaagttggggCAGGAGGTGGTGggacacaccagtaatcccagcactcaagaaggcagaggatggtagatctctgagttcaaggctagcctggtctacaaagcctgtccaggacagccaggactgttacacagagaaaccctgtctcaaaaaataaacaataaaaaaataaaaataaccaaaaaattaaattaaaaaaaattttaattaaaaaactggTTCTCAGGGCCAGCATAGCAGCACATTCCTAAATTGTGGCACACTGCACTCCTAAGGTTGAAATAGAACTGCCTGAGCTCAAGATCAAcgtgggctacaaagtgagaccagctctcaaaacaaacaaagaaacaaaacaaacaccacagaACCAGCGAGATGCCACGGTGGGTTAGAGCACTTGCTCCCACGTCTAACACTCTAAGTTTGATCCTGGGAACCCACAAAGTGAAGAGAGCTAACTCCTCCAAGTTCTCTGGCtgtcatatgcacacataccccaaataaaaaactttaaaatgtaacagaacatttgtttctttgaaaaggTCAATGAAATtgataaagctttcatttttgagaaaaaCTTCCAATCACTAAGCTCAGGGTAAAGAAGGAACTATTACTATTGACCTTATAGAAATAGAGTTACGAGAAGTTAAGCACCTTTTATCTGGTCTTGGGATCAAAGTGTTTCAGATCTGggagggtttatttttttatttttttttttttttgtagattttaTACTGCTGTGTAAATTTCATTAGTTGAACATTGGACATTCAAAAAGTATAAATCCttagctggaaagatggctctacAGGTTAGAGCAACTACTGTCCTTGCAGCGGTCCCTAGTGTCTATACGACAGCTCACAAACATCCATAAACTCCAGCGCCCGGGCTCAAGGCCCGGGCTCAAGGGCCAGGCTcgggtgcacatacatgcatgcaggaacaacatccatacacatgaaataaaatttgaaaatctgaaataaatttttaattaaaaaaacaaaaagcctcttTTAGTAGGATACTGATATTTAATAAATCTTAGAGAGAgtgcagtggctcagtggttaagagcactggcatcttttccagtggtcctgagttcaattcccaggaaccgcATGGTGGTGCCTCATcaccatctataaagggatctgatgccctcttcaggcatgcaggtgtacatgcaggcagaggactcattaaaaaataaaataaaaaacacacataagtaaatttgaaaaaaaagttttaatgtaAGTTTTGGATCTTGAAGCATTTCAAAATTTGGATTTTCGGTTCAAGGACACTCTCAGCCTACACAAACAAGCACTAGGAATAACTGTATGCCAACATAGTATGAGCAACGAAATGTACACATTACTATAAAGGCACAACAACCAAACCctactgaaagggaaaaaagtatGACTAGATCTAATAAAACATCAACTAATGGTCAAAAAGCTGCCCACAAAGCAAACCCCAAATAGCttgacagtttaaaaaaatgtgtaaaacaggggctggagcgatggctcagagtaCATAACTGTCTTGCAGAGGACACGCACGTGACTCTGAGCACCCACGGCATTCAGAGAACTCAGTAAGAAAGACCACTGAAAGCTGGTCAAAGAACAGGGGGAAACGAGCATTCCCGCCAATACCAACCTGAAACAAGTGAAAAGACACACACAATAAACCCCATTCAGCCACCGAAACAATGACTAATGCACTTCTGAAATGTCGCTCCACTgctagttatcaggaaaatgtaCATCAAACCATAGAAACACTTCAAGTCCACTAGGACAGCTGGAAACTGAGAACGGCTGAAGAAGATGTGGGGGAAGTGGCCCTCCTACATACAATGCTGGTTGAAATAAAATATTGTGCAGCCACTGTGAACAATCTGACAGCTCATCAAAAAAATTACCATTCAGATGAGGTATGTACCCAAAAGGATGTTaacatgtgaaagaaaaaaaaaaaaaaccaaaaaacaaaaactcaaaggtAGAAACAACCAGCTGATGAATGGATGAGCAAAGCAGTGCTGCATAGGCACTTGATGGGGTACATACGAAGGGATGCCCATACATGCTACAGTACATGCACTGGATGGGGTACATACGAAGGGATGCCCATACATGCTACAGTACATGCAGTCAATGGGGTACATACGAAGGGATGCCCATACATGCTACAGTACATGCACTCGATGGGGTACATACGAAGTGATGCCCATACATGCTACAGTACATGCACTGGATGGGGTGCATACGAAGGGATGCCCATACATGCTACAGTACATGCACTGAATGGGGTGCATACGAAGGGATGCCCATACATGCTACAGTACATGCACTCGATGGGGTACATACGAAGTGATGCCCATACATGCTACAGTACATGCACTGGATGGGGTGCATACGAAGGGATGCCCATACATGCTACAGTACATGCACTGGATGGGGTGCATACGAAGGGATGCACATACATGCTACCACATATGCACTGGATGGAATACACACAAAgcgatgcacacacatgtacagcatATGCACCTGAAGGAAAGCATACAAGTGATGCAGGAATATGCCCCAGTGTAGATGAACCCAGGACCTAACGGTGTTTGTCCTAGCTCACTTGACATTAGTTAAGTTATAACTCAGCTATATAATAACACACAGCTGTAACCAGACCTGTTTGTTTCTTGCATGTCTGTCAGTTCAGATGTTTTATCTTAAGTCCTGCTATTAGGAGCATGTACATTTAAAACTGCTATGTAgatgggcttggtggcacactcctttaatcccagcactcgggaggcagaggcaggcaggtcgctgtgagttccaagccagcttggcctacaaagcgagtccacaacagccaagataacatagagaaaccaggttttgaaaatctaaacaaaaaacaaaacaaaaaatgctatGTATGCTGATTAGCTGTTATTTTTACCATACGATGACCCATTTTTAAGaggataaaatattaatatgcaACTTTTCCTTAGAGAATGTTAGTAAGTGACTGCAAAAAAAGCGTGTGGTGACAGTTCCTTGCTGCCATCTTACCAACCACATCTCTCAGTCTTACCGTGTCGTCCAGGCCGTCTATGTGCAGAACTACTGTTTTGGCGCGTTTGTTTGTTGTTCCCAGGAAAAACTGAGCTTTCCTTCTACGTGAATTCATTTCACTAAAACTGTCACCATCAGCCATATTGGAAGATTGAAGAATGTCATAGATTTCTGAGGCCAGAAGTTTTGTTTCTCCTGGAGTTGTGGTCCTTGAAAAGAAACACGTAAATAGAAGGTCACTTTGACTAGTTCTATAATTGTACTTCTCAGCTTTGGTGAGTTTTGTTTCCTTCATCCTGATGAAACACCAGTGAGTCTTACAACAGCCAATAATGGAAACTAGGCTGTAGCTCAGATGGCAGAGCGCTTGTCTAACGCACGGAGCTCCACACTCAATTCCATGTCACAGAAACAGGGTGCGGTGACACCCGCCTGTCAtaaccactcaggaggcagaggcaggaggatcggaagttcaaggtTCTCCTTGGCTACATAACGTAGGGAACACTCAGCCTGCACAGTCCCCCTCAACTCTGTCCACAGTCCAGGCTAACACTCTCTACCTCCCGGCGGTGGTCGGAATGACAacgtctccccccaccccaccccacccccgcggACTGGAAGGGGCCGCACAGCTacgctggaggaagtgtgtcactaggcgGGGCGGTTAGGTGTGGAGTGCTCAAGCCAGGACTAGCGTCTCTCTGTTGATGCTGATGCAGACCTCTccgctccttctccagcaccacgtctgcctatACACCACCATGCTCGCTGCCGTgatgaactgtgagccagccctaatgaaatgctttcctttataagacttaCTACAGTTATGGTGTcacttcacagcaacagaaaccctaactaagacacttacagtgagccaccatgtctggctaggCTGTAACAATCGTCCCCTAATTTCGTTTAAAACATGATTCACTGCGATTCATAATCCATCCTAGCATGGCATAAAAGTAAATTTACTTAAAATCATTAAATGGAAAACCAAGTAACAAGACCAGGTTACGAGGCCCAGGTTTCTCTGGACCACTACTACCACTTGCTCAAATCATCTTTCTTCTATTGATTCAGATagcttaagttatttttaaagttcactGGTAAAGGCAGAGAGCAGCAATGCAGgtatttttcaatgtttaaaaaaatctaatgaaaaaaattttttttaaaaatccaatgagATGAAAACTGCTGGCAAGCATATTAACAATGCCACTTAAAGAACTATTAACAGGACCaggaagacagctcagtaggGAAAGTATGTAGCATGCAAGAGTAAATAGATTtggacccccagcacccacagaaatgCCAGGTAGCATGGTAGTCGGCCTGTCCGTAACACTAAGCAGGCCGACTGCCTAGGCCAACTAGACTAGCTGTATCAACACTGCATTCAGATAAAGATGCTTCTGAGGCTTATTCTGATGAACAGAGCTGACTTTTCCCAACCTTGAAATGAGAGCTAgaacaaaaaataagtaagtaaataaaaaatcaacACTTGAGAAATTTGAAAAGGAACCTTCAAATAAActgccttgtctgtctgtcttatctaTTCATCAATCATTGTATCTCCACTACTAACAAGGTTGTGGGATCAAATTAGAACAGGTATGtaataaatattcataatattcaaattaaagaaaaaataaatcactttcaGAAGCCATGCAGACACACTGCTTGGatgcccctttaaaaaaaaaagccttacggAGGGGGTAGtggcggagggagggaggtggctcagcaattagaaGAGCTTACTCAGGATGTCCCGACCGCTACAACCAGGCATATAGCTATGCtaaacagacaggcagaaaggaaggtgggatggatggatggatgtaaaATCAGATAAGTGAACATTATAAAGGACTTGTTCTTCTGCTACAGTCATGGTGCCACGTACAGCAGCTTTGGAACCATCACATGTCCAAGGGCAGGGGATGTTCTCCCAAGCAGCCCCTGGTAAGACCTGTCATTTCTGTTCAGCGTAGGACTGCTCTAACATTCTTTGCTTGCGGCTATCAGGCCTACACTGTACTCAGAGACTCTGCCCGTCTGCTTCCTTTCTTGTCAAATGTGTGCTAGAATCTAGAGACTTTCTCTGCCCAGCCTGCCCCACCCTTCTTCATGACTGCGGCCTTATTCCACAGCCTTTCTGCCTTATCTTAGATCTTCTTCCCTGACCTGTCACAGTGACGTCATCAATTCCTCTTAGTAACTTCATAGTGGCCGCCCCACTTTACTGACTTGTCTtttccatatacacacactttaCTACATCGTCGAGCCAACAAGGGTAAGAAATTACAGGCTAAATGTATGTTACCTAAACTCACTCtaaatttttaaagttcaaatataaaatatattttaaattgtcaacattattttggtatttttaaacattttattacttttgtgtgtacggatgttttgcctgcgtatGCATATGTACTACATGCACACGGTGCCCACAGGGGCCAAAAACAGGGGCAGTTCAGGTCCCCTAAAACTGGCATTTTGGATATTTGTAAGTGACCACATGGGTGGAgggaagcaaacctgggtcctcaggaagagcaagtAGCCAGGTGCAGAGACAGCACAACGGTTAAGAGCACgaactattcttccagaggaccctggttcaaatccTACATGGCGGCTCATGCCTGTCTGTAAGTCCATGATCAGACATGCTCATGATGAGCATGTGGGCAAAAACcagtgcacacaaaataaaaataaaagaagtggtttttgctgggtggtggtggtacatgcctttaatccctgcacttgggaagcaaaggcaggcagatttctgtgagtttgaggccagtctggtctgcagagagagtttcagaacatctagcgctacacagagaaactctgtttcgaaaaaccaaaaaggaaaaaaaaaaaagatatacatacatacatacatacagacagacagacatacatacatacatatgaatgagTAACTGGGAATATGGCTCAGCTGAGAGAATGCTTGAGTAGCATGCATAAacccctgagttccatcctctgCACCGTgggaagaaaatgacaaatactAAAAGCCAAGGATACTCAGCTGTCTTGAAATGTGAACAAAAACCTTTGTTGCCCTGTTTCTGCCACATCAGCTACAAATGTCCTAGGATATGAAAGATTTGTTATTATCCCAAAATGACAGGATTGatgtcaatattttaaataaaatatttccaaggaCTATTAATACCATGtttatcaataaaaacaaaactaacagtCAGAAATAgcagcatacacttttaatcctagctctcaggaagcaggggcaggcagatgtctattttcaagccaacctggtctacagatctaGTTCTAagacagttagggctacacaaaAAACTAATATTCACTAGCAGGATATTTTGGACATAAAACCTACATAAGCCTATCTTTTGTTAGAGGTAAAATTTCTAAATAACATTTGAAACTTAAGAAAGAAGATTAAAGGCGTCATCAGTGAGCTTCCACAGCCCACCTCCTGTGCCTCAGGCCACGGCCTCCCGCACTCACTTCTGCACGACGTTCTGCAAGCTTAGcatcatgcccagctctcctttcatcttttctctgtTCGCACGACATTCGGCCAAGTATCGGAGTGCCTGCAGCAGAAACAGAGGTCAGTGCACGCATCCAGGCTGCTCCAAAAAGGCCACTTATAACTCATtgcaagaggaaaaagaaaataagtgtttttattttcagtgtcaaCTTATTTGAAGTCTCCTTTAAATGTGATGTTCAGAATACCCTCCAAGGAGTAGTGGTAACTCAATGTGCCCTGTGAATTGAACACTGGGACTTTATCTGCAAGGTCAAAATTAGGTAACACCTAGGAACACCACTttatttatcatttcattttacaAGGAACTATATTCCACTTATCAATCTCAAAAAGTAATTCCAATAGCCATCATTTTTCTAGATGCTTtttatacattaattaaaataaattgctgGGGACAAAGCATACAGTGAACTTTATAAGATGAACTGCCTCCTGTTTTACTACATATTACAactttcaaatgttttaaatagaaaacaaacaaatcaaaacaaaaaaaaaccaggcgGAGTGGCTtgcacctgtaatctcaccacaaggcaggaggaggcaggaggaggcaggaggaggcaggagggtcggCTGTGAGTCAGAGGCTAGCCTTCACtgcatagtaagtttcaggacagcgtgcgctacaggaaaccctgtctcaaaacaccagaaTAAATAAAGATGGTCACAGTTCTCTATGCATTAAGCTAACTTTTTCAGGAACTTTTTCTCTCCCAATAACCATTTACAGTACTTCCGTCCCAGGCTACTTCTTCGGGGCTGCTGGCGTCCCCTCACCCCCCAGCGCTGCTGTCGTGCAGACCTCACGGTCGTCATTCACAGCCCCCTCAGCCTACTTGCCCTTCAGATTCCCACTAGGCCTTCT
This genomic interval from Acomys russatus chromosome 31, mAcoRus1.1, whole genome shotgun sequence contains the following:
- the Armc1 gene encoding armadillo repeat-containing protein 1, giving the protein MNSSSCTMNEEPDALSVVNQLRDLAADPLNRRAIVQDQGCLPGLILFMDHPNPPVVHSALLALRYLAECRANREKMKGELGMMLSLQNVVQKTTTPGETKLLASEIYDILQSSNMADGDSFSEMNSRRRKAQFFLGTTNKRAKTVVLHIDGLDDTSRRNLCEEALLKIKGVISFTFQMAVQRCVVRIRSDLKAEALASAIASTKVMKAQQVVKSESGEEMLVPFQDAPVEVEENTELPDYLPEDESPTKEQDKAVSRVGSHPEGGASWLSTAANFLSRSFYW